A stretch of DNA from Azotosporobacter soli:
CGCCCTATGTCCGCATTCTCGGCGACCTGGCCGCGCAGGCGGACGGCGAAGTCGACGATACGATCGTTCTCGCCGCTTTGAAACGACTCGTGCCGATCGCCGAAGCGCACGGCGTAACGTTGTTGGTCGAGACAAACGGCGTCTATGCCGACACCGCCCGTCTTTGCCGCCTCTTGAATCAGATCGCCAGCGACGCGGTCGCCGCGCTCTGGGATATGCATCACCCCTACCGCTTTGCCGGTGAAACGCCGGGCCAGACCGTGCAAAATCTCGGCGCGTATATCAAATACGTCCACGTCAAGGATTCGATCATGGAAGACGACGTCATCCGCTATAAGATCATGGGCGAAGGCGATCTGCCGATCGATGCGATGATGCTCGCGCTGAACTCGATCAACTACGACGGCTATGTCTCTCTCGAATGGCTCAAACGCTGGGCGCCCGACCTCGCCGACGCTGGCGTCGTCTTCCCGAACTTCGCCAACTACATGAGCCGCTTTCTCGAAACCAGCGCCACTAAGGACCGCCTCTTTGACAACAACGCCAAAACCGGCAAATACGTCTGGGAAAAAGACGCGCTGATCGATCTGACCTTCCCGCAGGTGCTCGACCGGATGGTGACCGAATTTCCCGACCAGTATGCGTTTCGCTATACGACGCACGACTACACGCGCACCTATGCGCAGTTCCGCGACGATGTCGACGAATTCGCCCGCTCGCTGATCGCGCTGGGCGTGCGTCCGGGCGACCATGTTGCAATCTGGGCGACCAACGTGCCGCAATGGTTCATCACCTTTTGGGCAACGACCAAGATCGGCGCAGTGCTGGTCACGGTAAATACCGCCTACAAAATCTATGAAACCGAATATCTGCTGCGCCAGTCCGACACCCATACGCTCGTCATGATCGACGGCTACAAAGATTCGGACTATGTCGGCATCATCAAGGAACTCTGTCCGGAGCTCGAAACGGCAGAAGCCGGAAAACCGCTGCACATGAAACGATTACCGTTTCTGCGCAACGTCATCACGATCGATTCCAAACAAAAAGGCTGCCTGACCTGGGACGAAGCGGTCGCAATGTCCGACCGCGCACCGCTCGAAGAAGTCTATCGCCGCGAACGTGCGATCAACAAACACGACGTCTGCAACATGCAGTACACGTCCGGTACCACCGGCTTTCCCAAAGGCGTCATGCTCTCGCACTACAATGTGGTTAACAACGGCAAAAACATCGGCGACTGCATGGACCTCTCGACCGCCGACCGCATGATGATCCATGTGCCGATGTTCCACTGCTTCGGCATGGTTCTCGCGATGACCGCCTCGATGACGCACGGCGTCACGATGTCGCCGCTGCCGTATTTCTCGCCGAAACAGTCGCTCGACTGCATCAACCGCGAACAGATCACCTGCTTCCACGGCGTGCCGACGATGTTCATCGCGATGCTGGAACATGCGGATTTCCCCACGACCGACTTCTCGCACATGCGCACCGGCATCATGGCCGGCAGCCCCTGTCCTGTCAAAGTCATGCAGGACGTCGTCGACAAAATGAACATGAGCGAGATCACGATCGTATATGGCCAGACCGAATCCGCGCCCGGCTGCACGCAAAGCCGCGTTGACGACTCCATCGCGCTGCGCGTCTCCACGGTCGGACGCGAACTGCCCGGCGTCGAATGCAAGATCGTCGACCCCGAAACCGGTGCGGATCTGCCCGATAATGTCGACGGCGAATTCGTCGCCCGCGGCTACAACATCATGAAAGGCTACTACAAGATGCCCGAAGCGACGGCCGCCGCGATAGACAAAGACGGCTGGCTGCATACCGGCGACCTGGCCCGCCGCGACGAAAACGGCAACTACAAGATCACCGGCCGCATCAAGGACATGATCATCCGCGGCGGCGAGAACATCTATCCCAAAGAAATCGAGGATTTCATCTACACGCATCCCAAAGTAAAAGACGTTCAGGTCATCGGCGTACCGGACAAACAGTACGGCGAAGAAATCATGGCCTGCGTTATTGCCAAGGACGACAGCGGCTTGAGCGCCGACGAACTGAAAGAATATATCCGCAGCCATATCGCCAAACACAAGACGCCGCGCTACATCGATTTCGTCAACGAATTCCCGATGAACGCCGCCGGAAAGATCATGAAATACAAAATGCGCGAACAGGCCGTCAAACGTCTGGGCCTCGAACGAGATAACGAAATAGAAACCGCATAATCCTTATCCTCTTGGAAGAAACAGGCTTTGTCATACGACAGAGCCTGTTTTTTCATATCCATTCCCTATACCCGCTTACTGCCATTCAAATAACAAGATTTGATCAAGACTCTTTCTTTTTAGTTGCAATAGAAACTTTCTCTTGTTACAATACAGTCATAAAGTTGCACTTGCAACTATTTCGACGTCACGAGGAGGATTATCATGATCATCGACATCAACATTCATCATTTACCGGAAGATTTGTTCGACAACGAAAAGGTACTCGACGGCTTTCTCAGCACCGCGCCGCGCAGCTTTGGCGAAATCGCCCGTCTCGAAACACTCGACAGCGGCAAACGCCATATGATTTTGGAAAAACCGAAAGGCTTTCAAAATCTGAACTATGTCGAAGGCGACTACTCACTCGAAGCCAAACTCAAAGCGATGGATGACGCCGGCGTCGACAAAGGGATTCTGCGCGTTCCTGTCTGGCAGGAATGGCTGCGGCTTGACACCTGCAAAATCGTCAATGACAATGCGGCCGACATCTGCAAACGTTCAAACGGTCGCTTATACGCCAATGCCGTATTGCCGCCCTGGGGAGGCAAGGAAAACCTCTACGAACTGGAACGGTGCCTGAAAGACCTCGGCATGGTCGGCGTTCAGCTTGCCTGCCATTACGGGCAGTTGTATCTGGATGATGAGGCCTTTAAGCCGTATCTCAAGGTGCTTAACGAACTTCAGGTTCCGGTTGTCGTGCATCACACGCCGCTGCCGGTATACTGGCAGTCGATCTACGAGTACACCAACCTGCGCCGCGAATTCGGCCGCATCATTGACCAGGGCACTGCGGTCGGTCGTGAATTGTTCAGCGGTATGTTTGACGAATTTCCGAATCTGAAATTCATTCATACCATGTTTGGCGGCAACTGGTTTGCCAATTATCAATTGTTAATGCCGCATGCCTCTAAA
This window harbors:
- a CDS encoding AMP-binding protein produces the protein MKLAFSTLGCPDFSWKDIYSMAKDFGFDGIEVRGLGNIAAHVSPFIATQLPHTIEKLAELRLEIPCLSPGCCLKFAEKTEETHAQLVQHIELAAQLGTPYVRILGDLAAQADGEVDDTIVLAALKRLVPIAEAHGVTLLVETNGVYADTARLCRLLNQIASDAVAALWDMHHPYRFAGETPGQTVQNLGAYIKYVHVKDSIMEDDVIRYKIMGEGDLPIDAMMLALNSINYDGYVSLEWLKRWAPDLADAGVVFPNFANYMSRFLETSATKDRLFDNNAKTGKYVWEKDALIDLTFPQVLDRMVTEFPDQYAFRYTTHDYTRTYAQFRDDVDEFARSLIALGVRPGDHVAIWATNVPQWFITFWATTKIGAVLVTVNTAYKIYETEYLLRQSDTHTLVMIDGYKDSDYVGIIKELCPELETAEAGKPLHMKRLPFLRNVITIDSKQKGCLTWDEAVAMSDRAPLEEVYRRERAINKHDVCNMQYTSGTTGFPKGVMLSHYNVVNNGKNIGDCMDLSTADRMMIHVPMFHCFGMVLAMTASMTHGVTMSPLPYFSPKQSLDCINREQITCFHGVPTMFIAMLEHADFPTTDFSHMRTGIMAGSPCPVKVMQDVVDKMNMSEITIVYGQTESAPGCTQSRVDDSIALRVSTVGRELPGVECKIVDPETGADLPDNVDGEFVARGYNIMKGYYKMPEATAAAIDKDGWLHTGDLARRDENGNYKITGRIKDMIIRGGENIYPKEIEDFIYTHPKVKDVQVIGVPDKQYGEEIMACVIAKDDSGLSADELKEYIRSHIAKHKTPRYIDFVNEFPMNAAGKIMKYKMREQAVKRLGLERDNEIETA
- a CDS encoding amidohydrolase family protein, giving the protein MIIDINIHHLPEDLFDNEKVLDGFLSTAPRSFGEIARLETLDSGKRHMILEKPKGFQNLNYVEGDYSLEAKLKAMDDAGVDKGILRVPVWQEWLRLDTCKIVNDNAADICKRSNGRLYANAVLPPWGGKENLYELERCLKDLGMVGVQLACHYGQLYLDDEAFKPYLKVLNELQVPVVVHHTPLPVYWQSIYEYTNLRREFGRIIDQGTAVGRELFSGMFDEFPNLKFIHTMFGGNWFANYQLLMPHASKKQEALVRLDSSEGDKIARYLKNNIFFDMTHPSSWGKEQVECAINVCGADHILFGSSFPVVYGWMSGGVDFVNSLNISDSDRERITSQNACRLFNLS